In one Pseudomonas tensinigenes genomic region, the following are encoded:
- a CDS encoding MBOAT family O-acyltransferase, with translation MVFSSNVFLFLFLPIFLGLYYLSGQRYRNLLLLIASYVFYAWWRVDFLALFAAVTLWNYWIGLKVGAAGVRTKPAQRWLLLGVAVDLCILGYFKYANFGVDSINAMMTSVGLEPFILTHVLLPIGISFYIFESISYIIDVYRGDTPATRNLIDFAAFVAIFPHLIAGPVLRFRDLADQFNNRTHTLDKFSEGCTRFMQGFIKKVFIADTLAVVADHCFALQNPTTGDAWLGALAYTAQLYFDFSGYSDMAIGLGLMMGFRFMENFKQPYISQSITEFWRRWHISLSTWLRDYLYITLGGNRKGTLMTYRNLFLTMLLGGLWHGANITYIVWGAWHGMWLAIEKALGLNTSPRSLNPIRWALTFLLVVMGWVIFRAENLHVAGRMYGAMFSFGDWSLSELNQASLTGLQVATLVVAYVTLAFFGLRDLYTNQPPAKTKPEVNVEANGPATATPGMIKAAPGENPASIHEPGYTVGVEAQVQPAYWSADWSRYVMRGLILLLFIASILKLSAQSFSPFLYFQF, from the coding sequence ATGGTATTTTCATCCAACGTGTTCCTGTTTCTGTTCTTGCCGATCTTTCTCGGCTTGTACTACTTGAGCGGGCAACGCTATCGCAACCTGCTGCTGCTGATCGCCAGCTACGTGTTCTATGCCTGGTGGCGTGTGGACTTCCTCGCGCTGTTCGCCGCCGTCACATTGTGGAACTACTGGATCGGCCTCAAAGTCGGTGCCGCCGGTGTGCGGACCAAACCGGCGCAGCGCTGGCTGTTGCTCGGCGTAGCAGTCGACCTGTGCATCCTCGGCTACTTCAAGTACGCCAACTTCGGCGTCGACAGCATCAACGCGATGATGACGTCGGTCGGTCTTGAGCCGTTCATCCTCACCCACGTGCTGCTGCCGATCGGGATCTCGTTCTACATCTTCGAATCGATCAGCTACATCATCGACGTGTATCGCGGCGACACCCCGGCCACGCGCAACCTGATCGACTTCGCGGCGTTCGTGGCGATCTTCCCGCACTTGATTGCCGGCCCGGTTCTGCGTTTCCGCGACCTCGCCGACCAGTTCAACAACCGCACGCACACCCTCGACAAGTTCTCCGAGGGCTGCACGCGGTTCATGCAGGGTTTCATCAAGAAAGTCTTTATCGCCGACACCCTCGCGGTGGTCGCTGACCATTGCTTCGCCCTGCAAAACCCGACTACCGGTGATGCCTGGCTCGGCGCGCTGGCGTACACCGCGCAGCTGTATTTCGACTTCTCCGGTTACAGCGACATGGCCATCGGTCTGGGCTTGATGATGGGTTTCCGTTTCATGGAAAACTTCAAACAGCCGTACATCAGCCAGTCGATCACCGAGTTCTGGCGTCGCTGGCACATCAGCCTGTCGACCTGGCTGCGTGACTATCTGTACATCACCCTCGGCGGTAACCGTAAAGGCACGCTGATGACCTATCGCAACCTGTTCCTGACCATGCTCCTCGGTGGTCTGTGGCACGGCGCGAACATCACCTACATCGTCTGGGGCGCCTGGCACGGCATGTGGCTGGCGATTGAAAAAGCGCTGGGCCTGAACACTTCGCCGCGCAGCCTCAACCCGATCCGCTGGGCGCTGACCTTCCTGCTCGTGGTCATGGGCTGGGTGATCTTCCGCGCGGAAAACCTGCACGTTGCCGGGCGCATGTACGGCGCGATGTTCAGCTTCGGCGACTGGTCGCTGTCGGAACTCAATCAGGCCAGCCTCACCGGTCTGCAAGTGGCGACTCTGGTCGTGGCGTACGTGACGCTGGCCTTTTTCGGTCTGCGCGATCTCTACACCAACCAGCCGCCAGCCAAGACCAAGCCTGAAGTCAACGTCGAGGCCAACGGCCCTGCCACCGCGACCCCGGGAATGATCAAAGCAGCGCCTGGCGAAAACCCGGCGAGCATCCACGAGCCTGGCTACACCGTCGGCGTCGAAGCCCAGGTGCAACCGGCCTACTGGAGCGCGGACTGGTCCCGCTATGTGATGCGCGGCCTGATCCTGCTGCTGTTCATCGCCTCGATTCTCAAACTCTCGGCGCAAAGCTTCTCGCCGTTCCTTTACTTCCAGTTCTGA
- a CDS encoding mannuronate-specific alginate lyase: MRNSKLKTLLAPTLLGLAMFAGATQAAAPLRPPQGYFAPVDKFKTGDKSEGCDAMPTPYTGPLQFRSKYEGSDKARATLNVQSEKAFRDTTKDITTLERGTAKRVMQFMRDGRPEQLDCTLNWLTAWAKADALMSKDFNHTGKSMRKWALGSMASSYIRLKFSDSHPLAQHQQEAQLIEAWFSKMADQVVSDWDNLPLEKTNNHSYWAAWSVMATSVATNRRDLFDWAVKEYKVGVNQVDADGFLPNELKRQQRALAYHNYALPPLAMIASFAQVNGVDLRQENNGALKRLGDRVLAGVKDPDEFEKKNGKEQDMTDLKEDMKFAWLEPFCTLYTCAPDVIEKKRGMQPFKTFRLGGDLTKVYDPSHEKGNKGS; encoded by the coding sequence ATGCGAAACTCGAAACTGAAAACTCTTTTAGCGCCGACGCTGCTCGGGCTGGCGATGTTCGCCGGGGCGACTCAGGCCGCCGCGCCACTGCGTCCACCTCAGGGCTATTTCGCGCCTGTGGATAAATTCAAGACCGGTGACAAAAGCGAAGGCTGCGATGCGATGCCGACGCCGTATACCGGGCCGCTGCAATTTCGCAGCAAATACGAAGGTTCGGACAAGGCCCGCGCAACGCTGAACGTGCAGTCGGAAAAAGCCTTCCGCGACACCACCAAAGACATCACCACGCTGGAACGCGGCACTGCAAAACGGGTGATGCAGTTCATGCGCGACGGTCGCCCGGAACAGCTCGACTGCACGCTGAACTGGCTGACCGCGTGGGCCAAGGCCGATGCGTTGATGTCGAAAGACTTCAACCACACCGGCAAGTCGATGCGCAAATGGGCGTTGGGCAGCATGGCCTCTTCGTACATTCGTCTGAAGTTCTCCGACTCGCACCCGCTGGCCCAGCATCAGCAGGAAGCGCAGTTGATCGAGGCGTGGTTCAGCAAAATGGCCGATCAGGTCGTCAGCGACTGGGACAACCTGCCGCTGGAAAAAACCAACAACCACTCGTACTGGGCAGCGTGGTCGGTGATGGCGACGTCGGTCGCGACCAACCGCCGCGACCTGTTTGACTGGGCAGTGAAGGAATACAAGGTCGGCGTCAATCAAGTCGATGCCGACGGCTTCCTGCCGAACGAACTCAAGCGTCAGCAACGCGCTCTCGCCTATCACAACTACGCCCTGCCGCCGCTGGCGATGATCGCCAGTTTTGCCCAGGTCAACGGGGTTGATTTGCGTCAGGAAAACAACGGTGCGCTGAAGCGTCTTGGTGATCGGGTGTTGGCGGGGGTGAAAGACCCGGATGAGTTCGAGAAGAAGAACGGCAAAGAGCAGGACATGACCGATCTGAAAGAGGACATGAAATTCGCCTGGCTCGAACCGTTTTGCACGCTCTACACCTGTGCGCCGGATGTGATCGAGAAGAAGCGCGGCATGCAGCCGTTCAAGACCTTCCGCCTGGGTGGGGATCTGACCAAGGTCTACGACCCGTCCCATGAGAAGGGCAACAAGGGTTCATGA
- a CDS encoding alginate O-acetyltransferase, whose product MHPHLIRLLSLSALTVGILAASNGARADEGAAATPPKFSAEPCCNLCPAAHDAKNYTTRYQQNFTTLVQAQGDWLFRTQEDLRTEFNTTPAGYKRLQQLHDAFKAKGVELVIVYQPTRGLVNRNKLNPQEKAAFDYEKALGNYKTMLGRFAKMGYVVPDLSPLTNESLPDTLPAHDFYFRGDQHWTPYGAQRTAKIVAEKVKQIPAFADIPKREFETKRSGRMGKTGTLHNMAGQLCGTSYAIQYMDQFTTEPKGEAGGGDLFGDSGNPQITLVGTSHSGKNYNFAGFLEEAIGADILNVAFPGGGLEGSMLQYLGSDEFQKTPPKILIWEFSPLYRLDQETIYRQMMSLLDNGCEGKDAQMSASTTLKPGSKQELLVNSKNLNLQNSSHQVDIRFADPSVKTLQATLWYMNGRHEDIKIEKPETSDTDGRFAFELRTDEDWASQNLLAVEVQGPEAGTAPQKVEAKICKRNVFPGAGQQTAQVGQ is encoded by the coding sequence ATGCACCCACACTTGATCAGATTACTCAGCCTGTCGGCCCTGACCGTGGGCATTCTCGCGGCCAGCAACGGCGCCCGCGCCGATGAAGGCGCCGCTGCCACGCCGCCAAAATTCAGCGCCGAACCGTGCTGCAACCTGTGCCCGGCCGCCCATGACGCGAAGAACTACACCACGCGTTATCAGCAGAACTTCACCACGCTGGTGCAGGCCCAGGGCGACTGGTTGTTCCGGACTCAGGAAGATCTGCGTACCGAGTTCAACACCACCCCGGCCGGCTACAAACGCCTGCAACAACTGCACGATGCGTTCAAGGCCAAAGGCGTTGAGCTGGTGATCGTCTATCAGCCAACCCGTGGCCTGGTGAACCGCAACAAGCTCAACCCGCAGGAAAAAGCCGCGTTCGATTACGAGAAAGCGCTGGGCAACTACAAGACCATGCTCGGCCGTTTTGCCAAGATGGGTTACGTGGTGCCGGACCTGTCGCCGCTGACCAACGAGTCGCTGCCGGACACCCTGCCCGCCCACGATTTCTACTTCCGTGGCGATCAGCACTGGACGCCATACGGTGCGCAGCGCACAGCGAAAATCGTCGCCGAGAAGGTCAAGCAGATCCCGGCGTTCGCCGACATTCCCAAGCGTGAATTCGAGACCAAGCGCTCCGGGCGCATGGGCAAGACCGGCACCCTGCACAACATGGCCGGGCAACTCTGTGGCACCAGTTACGCGATCCAGTACATGGATCAATTCACCACCGAGCCTAAGGGCGAAGCGGGTGGCGGCGACCTGTTCGGTGATTCCGGCAACCCGCAAATTACCCTCGTCGGTACTTCGCACAGCGGCAAGAACTACAACTTCGCCGGCTTCCTCGAAGAAGCCATTGGCGCCGACATTCTCAACGTCGCCTTCCCCGGCGGTGGTCTGGAAGGTTCGATGTTGCAGTACCTCGGCAGCGACGAATTCCAGAAGACTCCGCCGAAAATTCTCATCTGGGAATTCTCGCCGCTGTACCGCCTCGATCAGGAAACCATCTATCGCCAGATGATGTCTCTTCTCGACAACGGCTGCGAAGGCAAAGACGCGCAAATGTCCGCGAGCACTACGCTCAAGCCGGGCAGCAAACAAGAACTGCTGGTCAACAGCAAGAACCTGAACCTGCAGAACAGCAGCCATCAGGTCGACATCCGCTTCGCCGACCCTTCGGTGAAAACCCTGCAAGCCACCCTCTGGTACATGAACGGTCGCCACGAGGACATCAAGATCGAGAAACCGGAAACCTCCGACACCGACGGTCGTTTCGCCTTTGAGTTGCGCACGGACGAAGACTGGGCCTCGCAAAACCTGCTGGCGGTCGAAGTCCAGGGCCCGGAAGCGGGCACCGCGCCACAGAAAGTCGAAGCGAAAATCTGCAAACGCAACGTATTCCCGGGCGCTGGGCAACAAACCGCTCAGGTCGGGCAATGA
- the algG gene encoding mannuronan 5-epimerase AlgG, whose amino-acid sequence MISTRIGSLSLLAGAMLLASAGAFANVEPTVPQPAKPATMAKELQQAKTYTVSSAPTEALNLAAPKLPDISGNTAEAAAAKINRSKAGKISVRRMMQEDALKDFIGGDNKMAEWVVRQHGIPQAIFVDDGYMNLKDLAQKLPKQYFSETAPGVYLSKLPIVVGRKGILEIDGQTQELRLSQEAGAFMVNDGQLFVRDTKVTGWREKENGPATFRSPKEFRPFLLAWGGTETYIVNSKMASFGYANSKSYGVSISQYTPNMAKVLKRPEPTGWIVGSEFSDMWYGFYCYETRDFVVKGNTYKDNIVYGIDPHDRSHGLIIAENTVYGTKKKHGIIISREVNDSFIFNNKSFDNHLSGLVIDRNSVNNIIAYNEIYKNHTDGITLYESADNLLWGNKVISNKRHGIRIRNSVNIRLYENVAMANGLTGVYGHIKDLTDTDRDIKLDPFDAQVSLIVVGGELAANGSGPLSIDSPLSVELYRVSMLAPTKSSGISFNGILGERQDEILDLLVRQQKAVLIDPVERQTEMRD is encoded by the coding sequence ATGATCAGCACCAGGATAGGCTCACTCAGCCTGCTGGCCGGCGCGATGCTGCTGGCCAGCGCTGGCGCCTTCGCCAACGTGGAGCCGACGGTGCCACAACCGGCCAAGCCGGCCACCATGGCTAAAGAGCTGCAACAAGCCAAGACCTACACCGTCAGCAGCGCGCCGACCGAAGCGCTGAATCTGGCCGCGCCGAAACTGCCGGACATTTCCGGCAACACCGCCGAAGCCGCTGCGGCGAAGATCAACCGCAGCAAAGCGGGCAAGATCAGCGTGCGCCGGATGATGCAGGAAGATGCGCTGAAGGACTTTATCGGCGGCGACAACAAGATGGCCGAATGGGTGGTGCGTCAGCACGGTATCCCGCAAGCGATCTTCGTCGATGACGGCTATATGAACCTCAAGGATCTGGCGCAGAAACTGCCCAAGCAGTATTTCAGCGAGACCGCGCCGGGCGTGTACCTGTCGAAGCTGCCGATCGTGGTTGGCCGTAAAGGCATCCTCGAAATCGACGGCCAGACCCAGGAACTGCGCCTGTCGCAAGAGGCCGGTGCGTTCATGGTCAACGACGGCCAGCTGTTCGTGCGTGACACCAAAGTCACCGGCTGGCGCGAGAAGGAAAACGGCCCGGCGACCTTCCGTTCGCCGAAGGAATTCCGTCCGTTCCTGCTCGCCTGGGGTGGCACCGAGACCTACATCGTCAACAGCAAGATGGCCAGTTTCGGCTACGCCAACAGTAAGTCGTACGGCGTGAGTATTTCCCAGTACACGCCGAACATGGCCAAGGTCCTCAAGCGTCCTGAACCGACTGGCTGGATCGTCGGCTCCGAGTTCTCCGACATGTGGTACGGCTTCTACTGCTACGAGACCCGCGACTTCGTGGTCAAGGGCAACACCTACAAAGACAACATCGTCTACGGCATCGACCCGCACGACCGTTCCCACGGTCTGATCATTGCCGAGAACACCGTTTACGGTACGAAGAAGAAGCACGGGATCATTATTTCCCGTGAGGTCAACGACAGCTTCATCTTCAACAACAAGAGCTTCGACAACCACCTCTCGGGCCTGGTGATCGACCGTAACAGCGTCAACAACATCATTGCCTACAACGAGATCTACAAGAACCACACCGACGGCATCACCCTCTACGAGTCTGCCGACAACCTGCTGTGGGGCAACAAGGTCATCAGCAACAAGCGCCACGGCATCCGCATTCGTAACAGCGTGAACATCCGCCTCTACGAAAACGTCGCCATGGCCAACGGTTTGACCGGCGTCTACGGCCACATCAAGGACCTCACCGACACCGACCGTGACATCAAGCTCGACCCGTTCGATGCGCAGGTGTCGCTGATCGTCGTTGGCGGTGAGCTGGCGGCCAATGGCAGCGGCCCGCTGTCGATCGATTCGCCTTTGAGTGTCGAGCTGTATCGCGTGTCGATGCTGGCGCCGACCAAATCCAGTGGCATCAGCTTCAACGGCATCCTCGGCGAGCGCCAGGATGAAATTCTCGACCTGCTGGTGCGCCAGCAGAAAGCCGTGCTGATCGACCCTGTCGAACGCCAGACCGAAATGCGGGACTGA